The genomic window CCGTCGGCGGCGCTGGAGCCCAGGGGGCGACCCCGCAGGAGGCGGACAGCGCGAGCGACCGCCTCGACGCGGCCGACGAGATTCACATCGACGTCTTCGTCCACGAAAACGGGTCGGCGACGTTCGTCGTCGACTACCGGTTCGAGAATCAGACCGACGAGGAGTGGAGCCGACTCAGTAGCGACATCCAGTCGAATCAAGCGGTGTACGCCGACAGTCAGGAAGACCGATGGACCGACATCCTCCGCGAGGGGGAAAACGCGACCGAGCGGGACATGGCGATCGAGAACGTCACCGTCGCGACGGACAACAGCTCCGCGCCGCGAGAGATGGGCCACGCCATAGTGACGTTCGAGTGGGACTCGTTCGCCTACCCGCAACTGACCCAGATCGAGGCCGGGTCGGCGCTCGCCGGCCTCTCGCTGCCCAGCGGGACCTGGTTACAGGTGTACGCGCCCGAAGGGTACACTATCGACGAGGTCAGTCCGCAACCCGAAGGGAACGACGGGTCGGTGACCGGCAACTCCGAAGACAACGAACTCGAGTCGGTCCGGTGGGGCGATTCCGGCGACCCGTTCTCGTCGACGGCGCCGACGATCGTCATGATCGAAGAGAGCAACGAGACCGAACAACCGGCAGCGGCCGGTCCCGAGACCGACCGGTCAGTGCCGTGGCCGCTCGTCCTCGTCGCCCTCGCCCTCCTCGCGACCGTCGGGGCCGCCGGCTGGTGGCTCAGGGGGGATCGGGGCGACGAACGGACGGCCAGCGCGACGAACGGGGGATCGACGACGAACGCCACCGCTCCCGGACTCGAGGACGAGACCCCGCCCCCAGAACTACTCAGCAACGAGGAGCGGGTCCTGCAGTTGCTCGAGAAGCGGGGCGGACGGATCAAACAGCAGGAGGTCGTCTCGGAACTGGACTGGACCGAGGCCAAGACGAGTCAGGTCGTCAGCGGCCTGCGCGAGGACGAGGAGATCGAGGTCTTCCGGATCGGCCGGGAGAACGTCCTGGCGTTACCGGACGGGGAAGACGAGGAGTAGCCGCCAGCGTCCGCCGCCGCTCATCCGTGCAGTGGGTTGCCATCCCACAGGCTGCTCGCGGCCTGATACCCGCGATATTTGCGAGGTAGCAGGATTTAATACCGATGATGGTCATAGAACTACCAATGAGTCACACCGTCGGCGCCACGACCGCCGTACCCGGTACCGGCGGGGCTGTTTCTCCGCGGCGACCGCGACGACGACGGCCGGGCCGTTGAGCCCGACTACTACCCTACTCCCCTCGACCCGGTTCGTTCCAACGATCCAGCAAACGCAGAATTTTCAATTAGCAGCCGCTCTACCGCTAATTTACGCGTCTCAAACCAATGAGCTTAAGTCCCTCCTACCGCTTCCCTCACATACGACATGACCCGCGTGGCACTTGCGTTCTCGGGCGGCCTGGACACGACTGTCTGTGTCCCCTTGCTCGAGGAAGAGTACGGATACGACGACGTTATCGGCGTCACGGTTGACGTCGGCCAGCCGGCTTCCGAGTTCGAGGAAGCCGAAGAGACCGCCGACGCGCTCGGCCTCGAGCACTACGTCGTCGACGCGAAAGAAGAATTCGCCGACCTCTGTCTCGACGGCGTTCGCGCGAACGCGACCTATCAGGGCTACCCGCTGGGGACGGCGCTGGCCCGACCGGTGATCGCGGAAGCGATCCTCGAGGTCGCCGAAGAACAGGACTGTACCGGCATCGCCCACGGCTGTACCGGCAAGGGCAACGACCAGCTCCGGTTCGAGGCCGTCTGGCGCGACTCCGATCTCGAAGTCATCGCTCCCGTGCGCGAGCTCGGCCTGACCCGCGAGTGGGAACAGGAGTACGCCGCGGAGAAGGACCTGCCCGTCGAGGGCGGCAGCGGCGGCGACTGGTCGATCGACACCAACCTCTGGAGTCGCTCCGTCGAGGGCGACGAGCTCGAGGACCCCAACTACGTCCCGCCGGAGGAGATCTACGCCTGGACCCAGGCGCCGACCGGCGAGACCCAGGAGATCGAGATCACCTTCGAGAAGGGCTACCCCGTCGCCGTCGACGGCGTCGAGTACGAGCCCGTCGAACTCATCGAACATCTCAACGGCGTGGCCGGGGCCTACGGCGTCGGCCGCACCGACTCGATGGAGGACCGCATGCTCGGGCTGAAGGTCCGCGAGAACTACGAGCACCCCGCGGCGACGACGCTGCTCAACGCCCACGAGGCGCTCGAGGGGCTCGTCCTGACCCAGGAGGAGCGCGAGTTCAAGCAGCTGATCGACCAGAAGTGGTCGAAGAAGGGCTACGAGGGCCTGATCGACGCGCCGCTCGTGGACGCGCTCGAGGGCTTCATCGCCGAGACCCAGAAGCGCGTCACCGGAACCGTCACGATCCGCTTCGAGGGCGGCCAGGCCCGCGCGGTCGCACGCGACAGCAAGTTCGCGGCCTACTCGGCCGAACACGCCTCCTTCGACACGGAGACGGTCGGGAAGATCAAGCAGGAAGACGCCACGGGCGTCGCGAAGTACCACGGCTTCCAGCGCCGCCTCGCGAACGAGGCGATCGCGGCCAACGCCGAGGACGTCGAGAAGCCGGAACTCGCCACCGACGGAAGTGGCGACGAGGAAGACGAGGAATAACGATGACCGAGGAGAGCGCTCAGGACGACGGTTCCGAGCCCGCAGTGGAAACGGACGGAAGCGGCGCAACCGACGAGGGCGTCGTCCGACGGGACCGCTTCAGCGGCGGCCCCGCCCGGAGCTTCCTCTCCTCGCTCGCAGCGGACGAACGCATCTTCGAGGCCGACCTCGAGGTCGACCGCGCCCACACGGTCATGCTCGCCGAGCAGGGGATCATCGAGGACGACGTGGCCGGGCAGATCCTCACGGCGCTGGACGCCATCGAGGTCGACGGTCACGGCTCCCTGCCCGACGGCGAGGACGTCCACGAGGCCATCGAGACGGCCGTCATCGAGCGCATCGGCGCCGAGGGCGGCAAGATGCACACCGCACGTTCGCGCAACGACGAGGTCGCGACCTGCATCCGGTATCGCCTCCGCGAGGACGTCCTCGAGGCCATCGAGACGACGCTGGCGCTGCGCGAGTCGCTGGTCGCGGTCGCCGACGCGCACGCGGAGACGATCATGCCCGGCTACACCCACCTCCAGCCCGCCCAGCCGACCACCGTCGCCCACTGGGCGCTGGCCTACGAGGGCGCGGTGCGCCGCGACACGGCGCGGCTGCTCGAGGCCTACGATCGGATCAACGAGTCGCCGCTGGGCGGTGCAGCGTTCGCCGGCACCACGTTCGACATCGACCGCGAGCGGACAGCCGAGTTACTCGGCTTCGAAGGGGTCGTCGAAAATTCGATGGACGCCTCCTCGAGCCGGGACTTCCTGCTCGAGACGACGCAGGCGCTGTCGACCCACGCGACGACGCTGTCGGGGCTCGCCGAAGACGTCGTCATCTTCGCGAACCGCGGCTTCGTCGACCTCTCGGACGACTACTCCTCGACGTCGTCGATCATGCCCCAAAAGAAGAACCCCGACACGCTGGAGCTCGTCCGCGCGGTCGCGGGCGACGCGGCCGGCGGGGTGCAGGGGCTGACGACGACGCTCAAGGGACTGCCCCGCGCGTACAACCGCGACCTACAGCGGGCGACGGCCCACGCCTGGGAGACCGTCGACGCCGTGACGGAAGCCAGCGAGGTCGCCGCCGGCGCGGTCGCGACGGCCGACTGGAACGAGGAGACGCTCGCGGCGGAAGCCGGCGAGGGGTTCTCGACGGCGACCGGCGTCGCCGACCTGCTCGCGGCCAACGGCCTCCCGTTCCGAACGGCTCACGAACTGGTCGCGCTCGCCGCGGAGAACGGGGGCGACTACGACGCGCTCGAGGCCGCCGCCAGAGACGTCCTGGGCGAACCCCTCGAGTCGCTGGTCGATTCCGACGCCGTCGAGGAGGCGCTCGATCCCGCCGCGAGCGTCGCGAGTCGCGACTCGCAGGGCGGCCCCGCCCCCGAAGCGGTCGCCGACCAACTCGAGGCGGCCCGCGACGCGCTCGCAACTGACGAAGAGACCCTCGAGGAGACGGACGCGGCGCTCGAGGCGGCCCACGAGGACCTCCGCGAGGAGGTGAACGGCTATGTGTGAGGGCGTTCCCGCCATCGCTGCGCGTTCACCGCGATCGCCCCGACTGCCGTCGGTCGCGGGTCCGTCCGGACGGACCTGTGAGCGAGCGGGAGCTCCGCTCCCGCCACCGTCCCCGCGAGGGGACAAACTACTCATCAAATGATATGTCAAAATAAATCCGCGGTGTGATGCCGTCAGTGGTCCGTTAGCGGGCAGTGCAGTTTATGTAATTTTGCTGTTAATTTCGAAGGCTTTAAGGGATCCCGGGTCCGAGTTGGAGGTACAATGACCGAATGCGTCGAGTGTGGGGCTGAGGTGTCCCTGCACGACGATCTGGAGGTTGGAGAGATCGTTGACTGTACCACGTGCGGAGCAGAGCTGGAAGTCGTCGACACCGAGCCGCCAGTCCTCGAGCGAGCCCCGGAGCTCGAAGAGGACTGGGGTGAGTGACCTTGCAAGTAGGAATACTCTATTCCCGGATCCGCAAGGACGAGAAGCTCCTGCTCAACGAGCTGCGCGAGCGCGATCACGAGATCGAGAAGATCGACGTTCGCAAACAGACGTTCGACATCAGCGAGGCGCCCGCGGAGTTCGCGGACCTCGACATCGTCGTCGACCGCTGTCTCGCCACGAGTCGGAGCCTGTACGCCACGCAGTTCTTCGAGGCGTACGGCATCCCCGTGGTCAACAGCCACGAGACCGCGGACATCTGCGCCGATAAGGTGAAGAACAGCCTCGCGCTCGAGAAGGCGGGCGTGCCCACGCCCGCGACGAAGGTCGCGTTCACCAAGGAGTCCGCGATGGAGGCCATCGAGGAGTTCGGCTACCCCTGCGTCCTCAAACCCGTCGTCGGGTCGTGGGGACGCCTGATGGCCAAGATCGACTCGAAGTCGGCCGCGGAGGCCATCTTAGAGCACAAGTCCACGCTGGGCCACTACGAGCACAAGGTGTTCTACGTCCAGGAGTTCGTCGAGAAGCCCGGACGCGACATCCGCGTGCTCGCGACCGACGGCGAACCCATCGCCGGCATGGTCCGGTCCTCGGACCACTGGATCACCAACGCCGCGAAGGGCGCCGAGACGGACGTCTTCGAGCCCGACGAGGAAGCGAGAGAACTCGTTCAGAAAGCGAGTGACGCCGTCGGTGGCGGCCTCCTCGGGATCGACCTCATGGAGACCGAAGACGGGTACACCGTCCACGAGGTCAACCACACGGTCGAATTCAAGGCGCTCGACGGCGCCGTCGACACCGACGTCGCGGCCACCGTCGTCGACTGGCTCGAGACGAAGGCGGACGCCGCGACCGAGGACGAACTCGAGGTGAGCGCCTGATGGCGGTCGGCACCGAGACCGGCGCCGACGCGAACGCCGAGACCGTCACCGCGACGGTCATCGGCGGCTCGGGCTTCACGGGCGGCGAGCTCCTTCGCCTGCTCGCGGGCCACCCGAACTTCGAGCTCACGGAGGTCACCAGCCGCTCGAAGGCCGGCAAGAGCGTCGGCTCCGTCCACCCGCCGCTTCGCGGCACGGACCTGCGCTTTACCGAACCCGAGGACCTCGAGTCGGTCGACGTCCTGTTCGCGGCGACGCCCCACGGCGTCTCGATGGGACAGATCGACGAGTTCTTCGAGATCGCCGACACCGTCGTCGACCTCTCGGCCGACTTCCGCCTCGAGAGCGAGGACCAGTACGACGAGTGGTACGACGGCCACGAGGCCCCCGAGTACTTAGAGAAGGCCGAGTACGCGCTCCCGGAGATCAACCGCGAGAACCTCAAAGGCGCGGGCCTGATCGCCGGCGGCGGCTGTAACGCCACTGCCACCATTCTGGGACTGTATCCGCTGTTCGAACACGACATCCTCGAGGGCGGCGAGCAGATCGTCGTCGACGTCAAGGTCGGCTCCTCCGAGGGTGGCGCCGGCGGCGGCGAGGCTTCCTCGCACCCCGAGCGCTCGGGCGTCGTCCGTCCCTACGCGCCGACGGGCCACCGTCACGAGGCCGAGATCGAGCAGTTCCTCGACACGAGCGTGTCGTTCACCTGCCACGCCGTGGACATGATCCGCGGCGCCAGCGCGACGAACCACGTCTTCCCGTCGGGGCCCGTCTCGAAGGGCGACCTCTGGCAGGCCTACCGCGCGTGTTACGAGGACGAGCCGTTCGTCCGGATGGCCGCCGGCGGCTCCGGCGTCTATCGGTATCCGGAACCGAAATCGGTCGCGGGGACGAACCTCGCCGAGGTCGGCTTCGAACTCGACCCCTCGAACAAGCGCGTCGTCGTCTTCTCGGCGATCGACAACATGATGAAGGGATCCGCGGGCCAGGCGGTCCACGCGGCCAACATCGCGCTCGGTCTCGAGGAGACGGCCGGACTCGAGTTTGCGGGGATGCACCCCGTGGGGGCACCCTGAAATGACTGTAGTCGTCAAGATCGGCGGCGCTCGCGCCGTCGATCCCGAGGGTGCGCTCGCCGACGTCGCGAGTCTCGTCGAGGACGGCGAGGACGTCGTCCTCACGCACGGCGGCTCGACCGCCGTCGACGAGACCCTCGAGGAACTCGGCGAGGAACCGACCTACGTCGAGACGCCCGGCGGCGTCGTCGGCCGGTTTACCGACGAGCGCACCATGGACGTCTTCAAGATGGTCATGCCCGGCAAGCTCAACACCGATCTGGTCGAGAGCCTGCACAACGAGGGCGTCGACGCCGTCGGCCTCTCCGGCACGGACGGCAAACTGCTGGAGGGCAAGCGCAAGTCCGCCGTCCGCGTCAAGGAAGACGGCAAGAAGAAGATCAAGCGCGGCGACCACTCGGGCAAGATCGAGTCGGTCAACGCCGACCTGCTCGAGACGACCCTCGAGGGCGGCTACACGCCCGTCGTCTCCGTTCCCATGCTGGGCAAGGAGAAGTCCGGCGGGTACACCGCCGTCAACGCCGACGCCGACCGCGCCGCGGCCGCGATTGCGGGCGCGCTCGAGGCCGACCTCGTCGTGCTGACCGACGTCTCGGGGATCTACGAGGACCCCGACGACGAGTCCACCAAGATCGACTCGGCGTCGACGCCCGCGGAGTTCGAGAACGTCAAGGACGCCGCGGAAGGGTTCATGACGAAGAAAGTCATGGCCGCCGAAGAAGCGCTCGAGGGCGGCGCTGCGTCGGTGATCGTCGCGACCGCCAACGCCGACGAACCGATCACGAGCGCGCTCGCGGGCGAGGGGACGACCCTCGAGCCCGGCGTCTTGGATACTGAAACGGAGGAAGCAACGCAATGAGTGACCTCGACTTCGTCTCCGGCGGCAAGCCGATCGGCATCGAGCGCGGCGAGGGACCGTACCTCTACACCGCCGACGGCACGGAGTACGTCGACGCCGGCGCGAGCTTCGCGTGCACGCCGTTGGGCCACAGTCATCCCGCAGTCGTCGACGCGGTACAAGAGCAGGTCGGCGACCTGACGTTCGTCGACTCCTCCTATCCCGTTCAGGCCCGCGAGGACGCTTACGCGGCGTTCGTCGCGGCGGTTCCGGACGGCCTCGAGTCCGCCTGGTTCTGTAACTCCGGCACCGAGGCCAACGAGGCCGCCCTGAAGTTCGCCCGGTCGGCGACCGGCGAGTCGAAGATCGTCGCCGCGACCCGCTCGTTCCACGGGCGGACGATGGGCGCGCTCGCGGCGACCTGGAAGGACAAGTACAAGGAGCCCTACGAGCCGCTGGCCGGCGACGTGGAGTTCGTCCCCTACGGCGACGGCGAGGAGCTCGCCGACGCCGTCGACGACGAGACTGCGGCCGTCATCCTCGAGCCGATTCAGGGCGAGGGCGGGATCAACGTCCCGCCCGCGGGCTACCTCGAGACGGCTCGCGAACTCACCGACGAGGCCGGCGCGGCGCTCGTCCTCGACGAAGTCCAGACCGGCATGGGACGGACGGGTTCGATGTGGGCCTGCCAGAACGCGGGCGTCACGCCCGATATCCTCACGACGGCGAAGGGGCTGGGTAACGGCCTGCCCGTCGGCGCGGTCGCAG from Haloterrigena sp. KLK7 includes these protein-coding regions:
- a CDS encoding argininosuccinate synthase, whose translation is MTRVALAFSGGLDTTVCVPLLEEEYGYDDVIGVTVDVGQPASEFEEAEETADALGLEHYVVDAKEEFADLCLDGVRANATYQGYPLGTALARPVIAEAILEVAEEQDCTGIAHGCTGKGNDQLRFEAVWRDSDLEVIAPVRELGLTREWEQEYAAEKDLPVEGGSGGDWSIDTNLWSRSVEGDELEDPNYVPPEEIYAWTQAPTGETQEIEITFEKGYPVAVDGVEYEPVELIEHLNGVAGAYGVGRTDSMEDRMLGLKVRENYEHPAATTLLNAHEALEGLVLTQEEREFKQLIDQKWSKKGYEGLIDAPLVDALEGFIAETQKRVTGTVTIRFEGGQARAVARDSKFAAYSAEHASFDTETVGKIKQEDATGVAKYHGFQRRLANEAIAANAEDVEKPELATDGSGDEEDEE
- the argH gene encoding argininosuccinate lyase; the protein is MTEESAQDDGSEPAVETDGSGATDEGVVRRDRFSGGPARSFLSSLAADERIFEADLEVDRAHTVMLAEQGIIEDDVAGQILTALDAIEVDGHGSLPDGEDVHEAIETAVIERIGAEGGKMHTARSRNDEVATCIRYRLREDVLEAIETTLALRESLVAVADAHAETIMPGYTHLQPAQPTTVAHWALAYEGAVRRDTARLLEAYDRINESPLGGAAFAGTTFDIDRERTAELLGFEGVVENSMDASSSRDFLLETTQALSTHATTLSGLAEDVVIFANRGFVDLSDDYSSTSSIMPQKKNPDTLELVRAVAGDAAGGVQGLTTTLKGLPRAYNRDLQRATAHAWETVDAVTEASEVAAGAVATADWNEETLAAEAGEGFSTATGVADLLAANGLPFRTAHELVALAAENGGDYDALEAAARDVLGEPLESLVDSDAVEEALDPAASVASRDSQGGPAPEAVADQLEAARDALATDEETLEETDAALEAAHEDLREEVNGYV
- the lysW gene encoding lysine biosynthesis protein LysW encodes the protein MTECVECGAEVSLHDDLEVGEIVDCTTCGAELEVVDTEPPVLERAPELEEDWGE
- the lysX gene encoding lysine biosynthesis protein LysX; this translates as MTLQVGILYSRIRKDEKLLLNELRERDHEIEKIDVRKQTFDISEAPAEFADLDIVVDRCLATSRSLYATQFFEAYGIPVVNSHETADICADKVKNSLALEKAGVPTPATKVAFTKESAMEAIEEFGYPCVLKPVVGSWGRLMAKIDSKSAAEAILEHKSTLGHYEHKVFYVQEFVEKPGRDIRVLATDGEPIAGMVRSSDHWITNAAKGAETDVFEPDEEARELVQKASDAVGGGLLGIDLMETEDGYTVHEVNHTVEFKALDGAVDTDVAATVVDWLETKADAATEDELEVSA
- the argC gene encoding N-acetyl-gamma-glutamyl-phosphate reductase yields the protein MAVGTETGADANAETVTATVIGGSGFTGGELLRLLAGHPNFELTEVTSRSKAGKSVGSVHPPLRGTDLRFTEPEDLESVDVLFAATPHGVSMGQIDEFFEIADTVVDLSADFRLESEDQYDEWYDGHEAPEYLEKAEYALPEINRENLKGAGLIAGGGCNATATILGLYPLFEHDILEGGEQIVVDVKVGSSEGGAGGGEASSHPERSGVVRPYAPTGHRHEAEIEQFLDTSVSFTCHAVDMIRGASATNHVFPSGPVSKGDLWQAYRACYEDEPFVRMAAGGSGVYRYPEPKSVAGTNLAEVGFELDPSNKRVVVFSAIDNMMKGSAGQAVHAANIALGLEETAGLEFAGMHPVGAP
- a CDS encoding acetylglutamate/acetylaminoadipate kinase; translated protein: MTVVVKIGGARAVDPEGALADVASLVEDGEDVVLTHGGSTAVDETLEELGEEPTYVETPGGVVGRFTDERTMDVFKMVMPGKLNTDLVESLHNEGVDAVGLSGTDGKLLEGKRKSAVRVKEDGKKKIKRGDHSGKIESVNADLLETTLEGGYTPVVSVPMLGKEKSGGYTAVNADADRAAAAIAGALEADLVVLTDVSGIYEDPDDESTKIDSASTPAEFENVKDAAEGFMTKKVMAAEEALEGGAASVIVATANADEPITSALAGEGTTLEPGVLDTETEEATQ
- a CDS encoding aminotransferase class III-fold pyridoxal phosphate-dependent enzyme — translated: MSDLDFVSGGKPIGIERGEGPYLYTADGTEYVDAGASFACTPLGHSHPAVVDAVQEQVGDLTFVDSSYPVQAREDAYAAFVAAVPDGLESAWFCNSGTEANEAALKFARSATGESKIVAATRSFHGRTMGALAATWKDKYKEPYEPLAGDVEFVPYGDGEELADAVDDETAAVILEPIQGEGGINVPPAGYLETARELTDEAGAALVLDEVQTGMGRTGSMWACQNAGVTPDILTTAKGLGNGLPVGAVAVRDWIADGAASHNATFSGGPVVAAAVHATVSTLVEEEWPAHAAEMGDYLTSELESALGDSVREVRGEGLLVGIELKRGANRVARDLAMNHQVLALPAGRTVLRLLPPLVIDESDADRLVNALTAVIAPEAEAES